From a region of the Oryza sativa Japonica Group chromosome 6, ASM3414082v1 genome:
- the LOC107276991 gene encoding protein RKD1 isoform X2 has protein sequence MEPSQEHSWWPYCTSLWPDSYLLEEEALFSSLSFPSFHPQPVYSTVMQSNVLQDELGVIFEDDVLKYWDEMEQSENKVEKSEKGLPLLYYGDENGAASKIMRDDVRSEEKALTFELVSQYFYMPITQAARELNVGLTLLKKKCRELGIPRWPHRKMKSLQTLINNVQVLQEASKANNEEQLRMLVEMLQEERRLLEQKPYVQLEEKTKRLRQACFKANYKKRRLLALEAGEP, from the exons ATGGAGCCCAGCCAAGAACATAG CTGGTGGCCTTATTGTACTAGCCTTTGGCCTGATAGTTACCTGCTTGAGGAGGAAGCGCTCTTCTCCAGTCTTTCCTTCCCGAGCTTTCATCCCCAGCCAGTCTACTCTACTGTCATGCAAAGCAACGTTTTACAAG ACGAGCTTGGTGTCATCTTTGAAGATGATGTGCTGAAGTATTGGGATGAGATGGAGCAATCGGAGAACAAGGTAGAGAAAAGTGAGAAGGGATTGCCACTGCTCTATTACGGTGATGAGAACGGAGCAGCCTCCAAGATCATGAGAGACGATGTTAGATCAGAGGAGAAGGCATTGACGTTCGAGCTCGTGTCCCAGTACTTCTACATGCCGATCACGCAGGCGGCACGAGAGCTGAATGTTGGGCTCACCCTCCTGAAGAAGAAGTGCAGAGAGCTGGGCATTCCAAGGTGGCCACACCGCAAGATGAAAAGCTTGCAGACACTCATCAACAATGTACAG GTCCTTCAGGAAGCCAGCAAGGCGAACAATGAGGAGCAGCTGAGGATGCTGGTAGAGATGCtgcaggaggagaggaggctcCTGGAGCAGAAGCCGTATGTTCAGCTCGAGGAGAAGACGAAGAGGCTCAGGCAGGCCTGCTTCAAGGCCAACTACAAGAAGAGGCGCCTCTTGGCTCTTGAAGCTGGGGAGCCGTGA
- the LOC4340563 gene encoding aTP-dependent zinc metalloprotease FTSH 6, chloroplastic, with product MSPTAMSLTTTTSRLPICRAQGGGVAKEKRTTPPPAKITPPSSSSSEAAGLSRRRLLQSAGLGLGLGLTAARPARAEATAPEEVTSNRMSYSRFLEYLDAGAVKKVDFFENGTVAVAEVDDAAALSRVHRVKVQLPGLPAELVRKLRDKGVDFAAHPVEPSAGVMLLDLLVNFGFPLLFVASLLWRSPTMNNPGGGPSLPFGLGKSKAKFQMEPKTGVTFDDVAGVDEAKQDFQEIVQFLKFPEKFTAVGARTPKGVLLVGPPGTGKTLLAKAIAGEAGVPFFSLSGSEFIEMFVGVGASRVRDLFDRAKASAPCLVFIDEIDAVGRQRGAGIGGGNDEREQTLNQLLTEMDGFGGGDGGVVVIAATNRPEILDAALLRPGRFDRRVSVGLPDVRGREEILLVHGANKRLDPGVSLAVVAMRTPGFSGADLANLMNEAAILAGRRGKDRITVSEIDDSIDRIVAGLEGTSMTDGKSKMLVAYHEIGHAVCATLTAGHDEVQKVTLIPRGQARGLTWFLPGEEDPALVSRQQIFAGIVGGLGGRAAEEVVFGEPEVTTGAAGDLQQVTRVARRMVTAFGMSEIGPWALAEPAAQGGDVVLRMLARSSMSERLAADIDAAVRTIVDEAYEVAKAHVRRNRAAIDQLVDVLMEKETLGGDEFRAILSEHVDIGKERRETAARTQQLATA from the exons ATGTCGCCGACGGCGATGtcgctgacgacgacgacgagccggctgccgatctgcagggcgcagggcggcggcgtcgccaagGAGAAGCGGACGACGCCGCCACCTGCCAAGATCACGccgccttcgtcgtcgtcgtcggaggccGCCGGACTAAGCAGGAGGAGGCTGCTGCAATCGGCCGGCCTCGGGCTCGGCCTCGGCctaacggcggcgaggccggcgcgagccgaggcgacggcgccggaggaggtgACGTCGAACAGGATGTCCTACTCCCGGTTCCTGGAGTacctcgacgccggcgccgtcaAGAAGGTGGACTTCTTCGAGAACGGCACGGTGGCCGTCGCCGAGgtggacgacgcggcggcgctgtcgAGGGTGCACCGCGTCAAGGTGCAGCTCCCGGGCCTCCCCGCCGAGCTCGTCCGGAAGCTCCGGGACAAGGGCGTCGACTTCGCGGCGCACCCGGTGGAGCCCAGCGCCGGGGTGATGCTGCTCGACCTCCTCGTCAACTTcggcttccctctcctcttcgTCGCCTCGCTCCTGTGGCGGTCGCCGACCATGAACAACCCCGGCGGCGGGCCTAGCCTCCCGTTCGGGCTCGGCAAGTCCAAGGCCAAGTTCCAGATGGAGCCCAAAACCGGCGTCACGTtcgacgacgtcgccggcgtGGACGAGGCCAAGCAGGACTTCCAGGAGATCGTCCAGTTCTTGAAGTTCCCGGAGAAGTTCACGGCGGTCGGTGCGAGGACCCCCAAGGGCGTGCTGCTGGTCGGCCCGCCGGGGACGGGGAAGACGCTGCTGGCCAAGGCgatcgccggcgaggccggcgtGCCCTTCTTCTCGCTGTCCGGCTCCGAGTTCATCGAGATgttcgtcggcgtcggcgcgtcGCGGGTGCGCGACCTGTTCGACAGGGCCAAGGCGAGCGCGCCGTGCCTCGTCTTCATCGACGAGATCGACGCCGTggggcggcagcgcggcgcgggGATCGGCggcgggaacgacgagagggaGCAGACGCTGAACCAGCTGCTCACCGAGATGGAcgggttcggcggcggcgacggcggcgtcgtcgtgaTCGCCGCCACCAACCGGCCGGAGATCCTCGACGCGGCGCTGCTCCGGCCGGGGCGCTTCGACCGGCGGGTGTCCGTCGGCCTCCCCGACGTGCGCGGACGGGAGGAGATCCTCCTCGTGCACGGCGCCAACAAGCGGCTCGACCCCGGCGTGTCGCTCGCCGTGGTCGCCATGCGCACGCCGGGGTTCAGCGGCGCCGACCTCGCCAACCTCATGAACGAGGCCGCcatcctcgccggccgccgcggcaaGGACCGCATCACCGTCAGCGAGATCGACGACTCCATCGACCgcatcgtcgccggcctcgaggGCACCAGCATGACCGACGGCAAGAGCAAGATGCTCGTCGCCTACCATGAGATCGGCCACGCCGTGTGCGC GACTTTGACGGCGGGGCACGACGAGGTGCAGAAGGTGACGCTGATCCCGCGGGGGCAGGCGCGCGGGCTGACGTGGTTCCTCCCCGGCGAGGAGGACCCGGCGCTGGTGTCGAGGCAGCAGATCTTCGCGGGGATCGTGGGCGGGctgggcggccgcgccgccgaggaggtCGTCTTCGGCGAGCCGGAGGTGACGACCGGCGCGGCGGGGGACCTGCAGCAGGTGACGCGGGTGGCGCGGCGGATGGTGACGGCGTTCGGGATGTCGGAGATCGGGCCGTGGGCGCTGGCGGAGCCGGCGGCgcagggcggcgacgtggtgcTGCGGATGCTGGCCCGGAGCTCCATGTCGGAGAGGCTCGCCGCCGACATCGACGCCGCGGTGAGGACCATCGTCGACGAGGCGTACGAGGTGGCCAAGGCGCACGTGAGGAGGAACCGCGCCGCCATCGACCAGCTGGTGGACGTGCTCATGGAGAAGGAGAcgctcggcggcgacgagtTCAGGGCGATCTTGTCGGAGCACGTCGACATCGGCAAGGAgcggcgggaaacggcggcgaGGACACAGCAGCTGGCCACTGCTTGA